From Pirellulales bacterium, one genomic window encodes:
- a CDS encoding PSD1 and planctomycete cytochrome C domain-containing protein has product MAMLTLVVLVAPRAGAVGADSVDFVRDVRPILARNCLQCHGQDETTRQAGLRLDTAASATLELESGQRAIVPGKPDESELLARVSASDTSLVMPPADLGKRLTAAEIETLRAWIASGAPFTKHWAYVKPERPPLPVVRDTQWPGNPIDQLVLARLERDGLAPSPPADRATLLRRLSLDLTGLPPSPEETETFVNDTRPAAYAEQVDRLLASPAFGERWAAVWLDLARYADSQGYAPDGPRTIWRWRDWVIGALNENMPYDDFTIAQLAGDLLPDATPQQILATGFHRNTQVNTEGGVNPEEFRHAAVVDRVNTTFAVWMGTTFACAQCHSHKYDPFTQREYYQIFSIFNQTDDFKTDDPVMELAHVGREADYARLKAEVAAAQALWDEATGQRDAKQAEWEETIQPATLPPEIVALFAMPAEKRDQKQQDQLRDFHRALSSEWKALDQRLKSRQAELAPISTTVPILRDGTPRDTFVYIRGEFQSPGEPVVPGVPAALHPAPSGVKLDRLGLARWIVDAENPLTSRVAVNRLWQELFGIGLVETAEEFGTQGDPPSHPDLLDWLAVEYRESGWDTKQMLKLLVTSATYRQSSRANHDAIQRDPHNRLLSRGPRVRLSAEMIRDQALAASGLLSAKMYGPPVQPPQPSLGLAAAFGASTDWQTSAGDERHRRAIYTRWRRNLPYPSMVAFDAPERNVCSLRRIPTNTPLQALVTLNDPVFVECAQALARRVMAEADVPAARARRAFALAVGRPATPQEAAQLVALYERSHTQLANEPAKANALATDPLGPLPAEIAPAEAASWTVVSNVVLNLDETLTKP; this is encoded by the coding sequence ATGGCGATGTTGACGCTAGTCGTACTCGTCGCGCCGCGCGCTGGGGCCGTAGGCGCCGACTCAGTCGATTTTGTGCGCGATGTGCGCCCCATCCTGGCGCGGAACTGCCTACAGTGCCACGGTCAGGACGAAACCACTCGCCAGGCTGGGCTGCGACTCGATACCGCCGCCAGCGCCACGCTCGAGCTGGAAAGCGGGCAACGCGCGATTGTGCCCGGCAAGCCGGACGAAAGCGAGCTTTTGGCCCGTGTGTCGGCGAGCGATACATCGCTGGTCATGCCCCCCGCCGATCTTGGCAAGCGGCTCACGGCGGCCGAGATCGAAACTTTGCGCGCCTGGATCGCCAGCGGCGCGCCGTTCACCAAGCACTGGGCCTACGTCAAACCAGAGCGACCACCACTACCGGTGGTGCGCGACACCCAATGGCCGGGTAACCCAATCGACCAATTAGTGCTTGCCAGATTGGAACGCGATGGACTAGCGCCATCGCCCCCCGCCGATCGGGCGACGCTGCTCCGACGCTTGTCGCTCGATCTGACCGGCTTGCCGCCATCGCCAGAGGAGACCGAGACCTTCGTCAACGATACCCGCCCAGCAGCCTATGCCGAGCAGGTCGATCGTTTGCTCGCAAGCCCTGCCTTCGGCGAGCGCTGGGCGGCGGTGTGGCTCGATTTGGCGCGCTACGCCGATTCGCAGGGATACGCGCCCGACGGACCGCGCACGATCTGGCGCTGGCGCGATTGGGTCATTGGCGCCTTGAACGAAAACATGCCGTACGACGACTTCACCATTGCCCAATTGGCGGGCGACCTGCTGCCAGATGCCACGCCCCAACAAATATTGGCCACCGGCTTTCATCGCAACACGCAGGTTAATACCGAAGGGGGAGTTAATCCCGAGGAGTTCCGCCACGCCGCCGTCGTCGATCGCGTGAACACCACCTTCGCTGTTTGGATGGGAACAACTTTTGCTTGTGCCCAATGCCATTCGCACAAGTACGATCCCTTCACGCAGCGCGAATATTACCAGATTTTTTCGATCTTCAACCAAACCGACGACTTCAAGACCGACGATCCCGTGATGGAACTGGCCCATGTCGGTCGCGAGGCCGACTATGCGCGATTGAAGGCGGAAGTGGCTGCGGCGCAGGCCCTGTGGGACGAAGCGACCGGCCAGCGCGACGCCAAACAAGCCGAATGGGAAGAAACGATCCAGCCGGCGACGCTCCCCCCCGAAATTGTCGCGTTGTTCGCCATGCCCGCGGAAAAGCGCGACCAAAAGCAGCAAGATCAACTGCGCGACTTCCATCGCGCTCTTTCTAGCGAGTGGAAAGCGCTCGATCAGCGATTGAAATCGCGCCAGGCCGAGTTGGCGCCAATCAGCACCACCGTGCCGATCCTGCGCGACGGCACTCCCCGCGACACCTTTGTTTACATCCGCGGAGAGTTTCAAAGTCCCGGTGAGCCGGTCGTGCCAGGCGTACCCGCCGCCCTCCATCCCGCGCCCTCCGGCGTCAAGCTCGACCGGTTGGGCCTAGCCCGCTGGATAGTCGACGCCGAAAATCCGCTCACCTCTCGCGTGGCCGTGAATCGACTCTGGCAAGAGTTGTTTGGCATCGGGCTGGTGGAAACCGCCGAGGAGTTTGGCACGCAAGGCGATCCGCCGTCGCACCCCGACTTGCTGGATTGGCTGGCTGTGGAGTATCGCGAGAGCGGCTGGGACACCAAGCAGATGCTCAAGCTGCTGGTCACCTCCGCGACCTATCGCCAGTCTTCGCGAGCAAACCATGATGCGATCCAGCGCGACCCGCACAATCGACTGCTGTCGCGCGGTCCGCGCGTGCGCCTCTCCGCCGAGATGATTCGCGATCAAGCGCTTGCCGCAAGTGGCTTGCTCAGCGCCAAAATGTACGGACCACCGGTCCAGCCGCCGCAGCCATCGCTTGGATTGGCGGCTGCCTTCGGCGCCAGCACCGATTGGCAAACCAGCGCGGGCGACGAGCGCCACCGCCGCGCCATTTACACTCGGTGGCGGCGCAACCTGCCGTATCCGTCGATGGTGGCCTTCGACGCGCCGGAGCGCAACGTGTGCTCCCTGCGGCGGATTCCCACCAATACCCCACTGCAAGCGCTCGTCACGCTCAATGACCCGGTATTTGTTGAATGCGCGCAAGCGCTGGCGCGCCGCGTGATGGCCGAGGCTGATGTCCCTGCGGCCCGTGCTCGCCGCGCTTTTGCCCTGGCGGTTGGCCGCCCGGCGACTCCCCAAGAGGCCGCGCAACTGGTCGCGCTTTACGAGCGATCGCATACTCAACTCGCCAACGAACCCGCCAAGGCAAATGCGCTAGCGACCGATCCATTAGGGCCACTGCCTGCCGAGATTGCCCCAGCGGAGGCGGCGTCGTGGACCGTGGTGTCGAATGTGGTGTTGAATCTCGACGAGACCTTAACCAAGCCGTAA
- a CDS encoding DUF1501 domain-containing protein produces MELASAENVLLHRTRRHFLRDSALGLGSVALALMDGVPAPAASPSAAHDNNPFLPKPGHFPARAKSVIFLSMSGGPPHLDLFDYKPELVKRDGQDCPESLTKGKQFAFTSGTPKLLGTRQKFAQHGDSGAWLSQALPRLASVVDELTIVRSVWTEQFNHGPAELLFYTGFPRAQNRASIGSWVTYGLGSESRDLPGYIVFVSGNSLPSAGKAAWGSGFLPSVHQGVQCRTGGDPVLYLSDPPGMDRALRRASLDTLRDLNTIAAEETGHPETATRIAQYELAFRMQSVVPETMDIAQESAQVLAAYGAQPGAASFANNCLLARRLVERGVRFVQLFDWGWDFHGTNREQEIEAGLIERCKSMEQAVAALILDLKQRGLLDETLVVWTGEFGRTPFREGRTKDGKLLGRDHHPYSNSMFMAGGGLRRGITYGATDELGWAPVENPVHPHDLQATMLHLLGLDHTRLTYRFQGRDYRLTDVRGEVIHDLIA; encoded by the coding sequence ATGGAACTAGCGTCTGCGGAAAACGTGTTGCTGCATCGAACCCGGCGCCACTTTTTGCGCGACTCGGCGCTGGGTCTAGGGAGCGTGGCGCTCGCCTTGATGGACGGTGTGCCAGCGCCAGCGGCCTCGCCGTCCGCGGCGCACGATAACAATCCCTTTCTTCCCAAGCCGGGACATTTTCCGGCCCGCGCCAAGAGCGTCATCTTCTTGTCCATGTCGGGCGGCCCGCCGCATCTGGATCTCTTCGACTACAAGCCCGAACTGGTCAAACGCGACGGCCAGGATTGCCCCGAGTCGCTCACCAAAGGCAAACAGTTCGCGTTCACCAGCGGCACTCCAAAACTCTTGGGCACGCGGCAGAAGTTTGCGCAGCATGGCGATAGCGGCGCGTGGCTGTCGCAAGCATTGCCTCGGCTGGCCAGTGTCGTGGATGAATTGACGATTGTCCGTTCGGTGTGGACCGAACAATTCAATCATGGTCCGGCCGAGTTGCTCTTCTACACCGGCTTCCCTCGCGCGCAAAACCGCGCGTCGATCGGTTCGTGGGTCACCTACGGACTTGGTTCCGAAAGTCGCGACCTGCCGGGTTACATCGTCTTTGTCTCCGGCAATTCGCTGCCCAGCGCCGGTAAGGCTGCCTGGGGAAGCGGCTTTCTGCCATCGGTGCATCAAGGCGTGCAATGCCGCACCGGCGGCGATCCCGTGTTGTATCTTTCCGATCCGCCCGGCATGGATCGCGCGCTCCGCCGCGCGAGTCTCGATACGCTGCGCGATCTCAACACCATCGCCGCAGAAGAGACGGGGCACCCCGAAACCGCCACGCGCATCGCGCAATATGAGTTGGCGTTTCGCATGCAGTCGGTCGTGCCCGAAACAATGGACATCGCTCAAGAATCGGCTCAGGTGCTCGCGGCGTACGGCGCGCAGCCGGGCGCGGCCAGCTTCGCCAACAATTGCCTGCTAGCGCGGCGACTTGTCGAGCGCGGCGTTCGCTTCGTGCAACTGTTCGATTGGGGCTGGGACTTCCATGGCACCAATCGAGAGCAGGAAATTGAAGCCGGTCTCATTGAACGCTGTAAATCGATGGAGCAAGCCGTCGCCGCGTTGATCCTAGACCTCAAGCAGCGCGGGCTATTGGACGAGACGTTGGTGGTATGGACTGGCGAGTTTGGACGCACTCCATTTCGCGAGGGACGCACCAAAGACGGCAAGCTGCTGGGCCGCGATCATCATCCGTACTCGAACAGCATGTTCATGGCCGGGGGCGGTTTGCGACGCGGAATCACGTATGGCGCGACCGATGAACTGGGTTGGGCGCCGGTGGAGAATCCGGTCCATCCGCACGACCTGCAAGCGACGATGCTCCATCTGCTCGGACTCGATCACACCCGGCTAACCTATCGCTTTCAGGGTCGCGACTACCGCTTGACCGACGTTCGTGGCGAGGTAATTCACGACCTCATCGCTTAA
- a CDS encoding PEP-CTERM sorting domain-containing protein produces the protein MALGVDSAQSNFTAKLTFFADIPLLGHYDLSTPAVNATPQGAAPAINAVPPATLGFLGDLLTSGPQPGTPGQLTSLGGGFTFIDIVQTLNGPNIPFVGGGSVTLGLVAPHITIADGDSYLPVAAGVGTGTYDFSGLDLTLSGGNFSYSSSGYLNFIGSDSINFLTNAATVTLPNGSLGSIALGNGPPGAQPVTLTLPLNVTVPLFSVGDTTLGAGINAVFGGTVVFTGILVPEPGSIVLLGVGLFAALPLVRRMKRRSA, from the coding sequence ATGGCGCTGGGAGTCGACTCCGCTCAAAGCAACTTCACCGCGAAGCTGACTTTCTTTGCGGACATTCCTTTGCTCGGTCACTACGATCTGAGCACTCCGGCGGTAAACGCCACACCTCAGGGCGCGGCGCCGGCGATCAACGCGGTTCCGCCCGCAACCCTTGGCTTCTTGGGCGACTTGCTCACCAGCGGCCCGCAACCCGGCACGCCAGGGCAACTCACCAGCCTCGGCGGCGGATTCACGTTTATCGACATTGTGCAGACCCTCAATGGTCCCAACATTCCGTTTGTCGGCGGCGGCAGCGTCACCCTCGGATTGGTGGCCCCACATATCACCATTGCCGATGGCGACAGCTACCTGCCCGTCGCCGCGGGAGTTGGCACGGGCACATATGATTTCAGTGGACTCGACCTGACGCTCAGCGGCGGCAATTTCAGCTACAGCTCGTCGGGCTACCTGAACTTCATTGGCAGTGACTCGATTAACTTTTTGACAAACGCGGCCACGGTTACGTTGCCCAACGGGTCGCTCGGCTCGATCGCGCTTGGCAATGGCCCGCCGGGCGCTCAACCAGTCACCCTCACGCTGCCGCTCAATGTGACGGTGCCGCTCTTTAGCGTAGGCGACACCACCCTCGGCGCCGGCATCAACGCTGTGTTTGGCGGCACTGTGGTCTTCACCGGCATTTTGGTCCCCGAGCCGGGATCGATCGTACTGCTCGGCGTCGGCCTGTTTGCGGCATTGCCCTTGGTACGCCGTATGAAGCGCCGCTCCGCCTAG
- a CDS encoding DegT/DnrJ/EryC1/StrS family aminotransferase, translated as MNSQHSSAGSAAVPLFDLQRQHTALRDEIRAAVMQVCDSTRFIFGPECQQLEEQVASYSQARYGVACASGSDALLLALMACDIGPGDDVLVPSYTFFATASAVWRLGARPVFVDIDPDTYNIDPQCVAAAVTPRAKAIIPVHLFGQCADMDAILAAGRNYGLTVIEDAAQAIGAEYQGRRAGSMGHMSCFSFYPTKNLGGAGDGGMLTTNDEILAAKLRLLRGHGMEPRYYHQVVGINSRLDSLQAAVLNVKLPHLDAWTELRAGNARRYEQLFTAHGLERFLSLPTVAPARRHVWNQYVVRVAGGKRDALRKHLTDRKIGTEIYYPLPLHQQACFASLQATTGPLPETERAARETLALPIFPELQSVEQDAVVVAIADFFGAARPAGGHSIPRPKHLAPSPVRQNHPERR; from the coding sequence ATGAATTCGCAGCATTCGTCGGCCGGTTCAGCAGCGGTGCCTTTGTTCGATCTGCAACGTCAACACACCGCGCTGCGCGACGAGATTCGGGCGGCCGTGATGCAAGTCTGCGATTCCACTCGCTTTATCTTTGGACCCGAATGCCAGCAACTCGAAGAGCAGGTGGCCTCCTATTCGCAGGCCCGATATGGCGTGGCTTGCGCCTCGGGCAGCGACGCCTTGCTCTTGGCGCTAATGGCCTGCGACATCGGCCCTGGTGACGACGTGCTGGTGCCCAGTTACACCTTCTTCGCCACCGCCAGCGCCGTCTGGCGCTTGGGCGCGCGGCCTGTCTTTGTCGATATTGACCCCGATACCTACAACATCGATCCCCAGTGCGTAGCCGCCGCCGTCACGCCACGCGCCAAAGCGATCATTCCGGTCCACTTGTTTGGTCAATGCGCCGATATGGACGCCATTTTAGCTGCGGGGCGCAACTATGGCCTCACTGTCATTGAGGACGCCGCCCAGGCCATCGGCGCCGAGTATCAAGGCCGACGTGCGGGATCGATGGGGCACATGAGTTGCTTCAGCTTCTATCCCACCAAGAATCTCGGCGGCGCCGGCGACGGCGGCATGCTGACCACCAACGACGAAATCCTGGCGGCCAAACTGCGTCTACTTCGGGGGCATGGCATGGAGCCGCGCTATTACCATCAAGTAGTTGGCATCAACAGCCGCCTCGATTCGCTGCAGGCGGCGGTGCTCAACGTCAAGCTGCCACATCTCGATGCCTGGACCGAATTGCGCGCCGGGAACGCCCGTCGTTATGAGCAACTGTTCACGGCTCACGGTCTAGAGCGATTTCTCTCACTCCCCACAGTCGCGCCGGCACGGCGTCACGTTTGGAATCAATATGTGGTTCGCGTGGCGGGTGGCAAACGCGACGCGCTCCGCAAGCACCTGACCGATCGCAAGATCGGCACGGAAATCTATTATCCGTTGCCGCTGCATCAGCAGGCCTGCTTCGCCAGCCTGCAAGCAACGACCGGGCCGCTACCAGAAACCGAGCGCGCCGCTCGCGAGACTTTGGCGCTGCCAATCTTTCCCGAGTTGCAATCGGTCGAGCAGGACGCGGTGGTCGTCGCCATCGCCGATTTCTTCGGCGCTGCCCGACCCGCCGGCGGCCACTCGATCCCCCGGCCCAAGCATCTCGCGCCCTCGCCGGTGCGGCAGAATCATCCGGAACGCCGCTAA
- a CDS encoding PQQ-binding-like beta-propeller repeat protein → MRSIAAPVFCWLCAAAVGWPAPAVADDWTQFRGPDGQGHSAGPQAPVQWSESQNIAWRAEIAGLGWSSPVVSRGMVWITTAIEDEGSLRAIALDARNGELLRDVEVFHKPDLGRINAKNSHASPTPVIDGDQVYVHFGAQGTACLNRSGEVVWRTQLNYDQHHGPGGSPIVWRDLLILNCDGLDTQAVVALDKRTGREVWRSPRQGKNAYSTPLAVRWEAGEQIISSGGDGVFAYDPRTGAELWRCRYEGHSVIPRPVFADGLVHICSGYWNPTLYSIRIDGAGDVTDTHVASTFRRGVPFTPSPLLFDDMLLLVSDRGIATCIQAKTGREVWRHRLMGEYSASPIQVAGRIYLLNEEGTTTVLAAGPKYQELAVSDLEGRSLASPAVAEGAIYLRTDQAVYCIRDAQAAGPNVAQQQRSARQESGVRRVQALAPVGQRRVPATKR, encoded by the coding sequence ATGCGATCGATTGCGGCGCCTGTGTTTTGCTGGCTCTGCGCGGCGGCCGTTGGTTGGCCAGCGCCAGCAGTGGCGGATGATTGGACTCAATTTCGCGGACCGGATGGGCAAGGACATTCCGCCGGGCCGCAAGCGCCGGTGCAGTGGAGCGAATCGCAAAACATTGCCTGGCGGGCCGAAATTGCCGGTCTCGGCTGGTCGTCGCCCGTGGTCTCGCGCGGGATGGTGTGGATCACTACGGCGATTGAAGACGAGGGTTCGTTGCGGGCGATCGCGCTCGATGCGCGAAACGGCGAACTTTTGCGCGACGTGGAGGTGTTTCACAAGCCCGACCTGGGGCGGATCAACGCCAAGAACAGCCATGCCTCGCCGACGCCGGTGATCGACGGCGATCAGGTGTACGTTCATTTTGGGGCGCAAGGCACGGCGTGCCTCAACCGGTCGGGCGAAGTGGTTTGGCGCACGCAACTCAACTACGACCAGCATCACGGTCCCGGCGGATCGCCGATCGTGTGGCGCGATTTGCTGATTCTGAATTGCGACGGACTCGATACACAGGCCGTAGTGGCGCTAGACAAGCGCACCGGTCGCGAGGTGTGGCGTTCACCGCGACAAGGCAAGAACGCTTATTCCACGCCCCTTGCGGTGCGCTGGGAGGCAGGCGAGCAGATCATCTCCAGCGGTGGCGACGGTGTTTTTGCCTATGACCCTCGGACGGGCGCTGAACTGTGGCGCTGCCGATACGAGGGACATTCGGTCATCCCGCGTCCCGTATTCGCCGATGGCCTGGTCCATATCTGTTCGGGCTACTGGAATCCAACATTGTATTCCATCCGCATCGACGGCGCTGGCGACGTGACCGACACACACGTGGCGAGCACCTTTCGGCGCGGCGTGCCCTTCACGCCTTCGCCGCTGCTATTCGACGACATGCTTTTGCTGGTGAGCGACCGCGGCATTGCCACCTGCATTCAGGCGAAAACTGGCCGCGAGGTGTGGCGACATCGCCTGATGGGGGAATACTCGGCATCGCCGATCCAAGTTGCTGGACGGATTTATCTGTTGAACGAAGAGGGAACAACGACGGTGCTGGCCGCTGGCCCCAAGTATCAAGAACTCGCTGTCAGCGACTTGGAAGGACGTTCGTTGGCTTCCCCAGCGGTGGCGGAGGGGGCCATTTATCTACGCACCGATCAGGCGGTGTACTGCATCCGCGACGCGCAGGCCGCGGGGCCCAACGTGGCGCAGCAGCAACGTTCCGCGCGGCAAGAATCGGGCGTGCGCCGTGTTCAGGCGCTGGCGCCAGTCGGTCAGCGACGAGTTCCCGCCACCAAGCGCTAG
- a CDS encoding DUF1559 domain-containing protein — MIELLVVLAIIGVLIALLLPAVQAARESARLTECRNHLRQLALGMLNHHQRQGHFPTGGWGMAWPGMPERGFDQRQPGGWVYNLLPDIEAQDLHDLGRGANAGEQCQLSAKRLATPHGLLNCPSRRSAETWPTTERRAHLRQPRGTDPVFEVARADYAGNGGDVYPSAIDGPLTLEEGDSAFHWPNTRAITGLFCVRSQYSLNHVADGASTTYLLGEKYLPPDEYFTGADPGDDESMYNGFCVDTNRFGFEPPLQDTLALRKPQAFGSAHPATCNFALCDGSVQAVDYQIDADIHRAFCNRTDSDPLEP, encoded by the coding sequence TTGATCGAATTGCTGGTGGTGCTTGCTATCATCGGCGTTTTGATCGCATTGCTGTTGCCAGCGGTTCAGGCGGCGCGCGAATCGGCCCGATTAACAGAGTGTCGCAACCATCTCAGGCAGTTGGCGCTCGGAATGCTTAACCATCACCAGCGACAAGGGCATTTTCCCACCGGCGGGTGGGGAATGGCGTGGCCGGGCATGCCCGAGCGAGGGTTTGACCAGCGCCAACCCGGCGGCTGGGTCTACAACCTGCTACCCGATATCGAAGCGCAAGACCTGCACGACCTGGGGCGTGGCGCGAATGCCGGCGAGCAATGCCAGCTTAGCGCCAAGCGATTGGCCACGCCGCACGGTCTGTTGAACTGCCCCTCGCGACGCTCCGCAGAAACGTGGCCCACCACCGAAAGACGCGCCCACTTGCGCCAACCCCGTGGAACCGACCCGGTGTTCGAAGTCGCCCGAGCCGACTATGCGGGCAATGGCGGCGACGTGTATCCGTCGGCGATTGATGGCCCGCTGACGCTTGAGGAGGGAGACAGCGCTTTCCACTGGCCCAACACGCGCGCCATCACGGGGTTGTTTTGCGTGCGCAGCCAATACAGCCTGAACCACGTCGCCGATGGCGCGTCGACGACTTACCTGCTCGGCGAGAAGTACTTGCCGCCAGACGAGTACTTCACCGGCGCCGATCCCGGCGACGACGAAAGCATGTACAACGGGTTTTGCGTCGACACGAATCGCTTTGGATTCGAACCTCCGCTGCAAGACACGTTGGCGTTGCGAAAACCTCAGGCGTTCGGCAGCGCGCATCCGGCCACGTGCAACTTCGCCTTGTGCGACGGCTCGGTTCAGGCCGTCGACTATCAAATTGACGCTGACATTCATCGCGCCTTCTGCAACCGCACCGATTCGGACCCGCTGGAACCTTAG